GGGAAGACCCAAGCCCGTACCCTGTTTGCGTTGTGACCGCGAGGGGTCAGCCCGCCAAAATCGCTCGAAAACTAATGCTTGTGCTTCTGGCGCAATCCCTACTCCGGTATCAAGGAAACTCACTTGGCAAAGACGATGAGTACGAGTCAGGCAAATCGTCACTGAGCCACCTTCTGGAGTATATTGTAGGGAATTTCGTAGTAAATTAGCAAATAAACGATGCAACTGATCGCTATCTCCGACCACAACTGCATCTTCATGTATTTTGCACTCAAGTGTGATCCCTTCTGCTTCTGCCATCGGTTCAAATAGTTCTACTAAATCTTGTAGCATTTCTTCGATGTCAATCGGTCGCCAAGAATGAATGGGAGGGGTTTGGGTCGCGTCAGAACGAGCAAGAAACAGTAAATTTTCAATGAGGCGACTCATTTGCTCGGTTGCACTAGCAATTGCCGTTATTTTCCTAATATCTTTACTATGAATACGCTCAGGGTGATTTTGCATTACCTCCACAGAGCTTTTAATTGCAGCTAAAGGGCTTCTGAGTTCGTGAGACGCATCAGCAGTAAATTGCCGGAGTTGCTTGAGATTTTTTTCAAGGGGAGCAAGCGCTTTGCGGGTTAACCAAATTCCCCCAACCGCGGCAAATCCGACTGCCACTGTACCCCCAGTAATCAACCCCCAAAGCAGTTGTTGTTGAGAAGCTTGTAATTCTTCGGTCGATTGAGAGGCGCGAATATACCCTTCTAAACTAGGCTGGTCAGAAGTCGGGCGATCGCGAAAGACTGAAATTGTATAGGAACGGATATTATGGGGAGAAGATTCAATTTTTTGCGTTTGTGTTCCCGTTTTAGGAAGGGCATCAACAGTCAATTGTCCGCGAGTTGCGAGTAAACGTCCTTGAGGATCAAACCACTCTAGACTTTGGTGATCGCGATTAAAAATATCTCGCCAAGGGACTTCATCAACACTATTGAGATACTCACTTCCTCTTTGCTGCACTTTTGTATGAAACGGAGTAGCCGCTTGTGCCAGAGTCAGTAATTTTTTATCCAGTTGCCGGTAGAAGCTATGACTGACCAATATATAAGTTCCACTCCCAAAAAGAGCAAGAATGGCGCTAATTACTCCCAGATAAGAAAGTAATAATCGCCAGTGCAGATCACTCACTGGTGAGCGAGGCGGAAACTTACATTTCTTTAAGACGATATCCCAAACCATAAACGGTCTCAATGAAATCAGGCGGTGCTCCTGCTAATTTTAGCTTTTGTCGTAATCCCTTAATGTGGGCTCGCACAGTATGTTCTTCGGGACAACTTTCAAATGCCCAGAGATGATCTAAAATTTGAGTCCGACTAAAAACACGACGGCCACTACGCAAAAACATCTCCAGCAGACGATACTCCTTTGGACTCAAGGATAAATGAGATTCTTCATAAGTAACTTCACAAGAATTTGGATCTAGTTTCAGGGGTCCCCAAGTTAAAGCAGGTGAAAAATTAGTTTGATGGCGACGTAGGAGAGCACGAGTTCTAGCTGCTAACTCTTGGAGCTCAAACGGTTTAACAAGGTAGTCATCTGCCCCAGCATCAAGCCCAACGACTTTATCGGTTGTAGTGTCCCGAGCCGTTAACATCAAAATTGGAGTGGTATTCTCCTGAGAACGCAAACGCTGACAGATGGTAATCCCATCTAATTGCGGAAGCATAATATCTAGCAAAATTAGATCGTAATGAAATGTGCTGGCAAGTTCAAAACCGGTTAGACCATTGTCTGCAACTTCCACGGCATAGTTTTGATCGCTGAGATCTTCGGCAACGGCTTCACTGAGGCGTTCATCATCTTCAACAATTAAAATTTTCATGGTATTTCCTAATCCCTGTTGTTCCTTGAGAACGAGTGAGTAGAAAATATTATCTTCTATTCTTCAATGCAAATAAAGGAAGTCTTGCAACTCTTGAAGTCCATCAAAGTAGTTTTAATGTTCTTCATCAAGTTGCAAGCTCATAAACATCTAAGTCTTTTATGGTGTGAGCTGATCAAAAGGGGAATTCATTGATTAGAGGTTATGAATTCCCCACTAGAACCATTGATTCAGAGAATTATTGGAGTGCTTCCTCTGGTTGTTTTCCTTCTTCTGTCTCTTCAGAGGGTTCCTCATTCACAGGTACGAATCCTCCCGTTGTGCCAGGTTGTTCTTCCTCTGCAACCTCTTCTTCCGGAGTGGTTTCATCTTCAGCAGTCACATCCTCTGCCGGAGTGGTTTCATCTTCAGCAGTCACATCCTCTGCCGGAGTGGTTTCATCTTCAGCAGTCACATCCTCTGCCGGAGTAGTTTCATCTTCAGCCGTCATATCTTCGGCCGGAGTAGTTTCATCTTCAGCCGTCATATCCTCTGCCGGAGTGGTTTCATCTTCAGCCGTCATATCTTCGGCCGGAGTGGTTTCATCTTCAGCCGTCATATCTTCGGCCGGAGTGGTTTCATCTTCAGCCGTCATATCCTCGGCCGACTCCATTTCAGCGCCGGTATCCGTTTCTGAATAGGGAGCAGTTTCTTCTTCCGTTGGCGCTTCCCCAGTCATTTCAGATGTACTTTCTGCACCAGAATCTTCAGTCATTGTTTCTGATGCCACTTGGGGAGAAGTCGTTTCTCCTTCTTGCGCCTCAGCTCTATAAGTAGATAAAGGGAAAATTGAGGTTGCTAGTAATAAAGCGATTAGTTGAGCTTTCATAAGTTTCTCCTTGAATTCTAGTTGGGTACGGTTTGTGTGATTATTCTAAGAACGATGAGTTTTAAGACTCACTGACCCTTTTTGGCTGAAGTGTTTCTCTTCTGCTCAAGCAAAAGATTGGTTGGATTAATTAACAAGAGGGAATGAGTTCCCCTCATTAAGATTCTGGATTGATCCTATTGAGCAGTAGAATCTTCAGGAGCCTTCTTGAAGCCTGTGTCTTCACTTAACTCATCAGTAGCTTCTCCAGAAACTTCAGATTCGCCTTCTGTACTGAAGTCAAATTCATCTTCTGTCGACATTTGAGTAGATGAGTCTTCAGGAGTTTCCTCGATACTTTTTTCTCCACCTAACTCATCAGTAGCTCCTCCAGTCATACCAGAGTCGCCTTCAGGAGCCATCCCTGAATCTTCCGGCATTGATTCTCCAGTCATACCAGAGTCGCCTTCAGGAGCCATACTGGAATCTTCCGGCATCGACTCTTCAGTCATTCCTGAATCTTCCGGCATCGATTCTCCAGTCATCCCGGACTCGTCTTCAGGAGCCATACTGGAATCTTCCGGCATCGACTCTTCAGTCATTCCTGAATCTTCCGGCATCGATTCTTCAGTCATTCCTGAATCTTCCGGCATCGATTCTTCAGTCATCCCTGAATCTTCCGGCATCGACTCTTCAGTCATCCCTGAATCTTCCGGCATCGACTCTTCAGTTGTAGGTGATTCTTCTACGGT
The nucleotide sequence above comes from Cyanobacteria bacterium GSL.Bin1. Encoded proteins:
- a CDS encoding response regulator, translating into MKILIVEDDERLSEAVAEDLSDQNYAVEVADNGLTGFELASTFHYDLILLDIMLPQLDGITICQRLRSQENTTPILMLTARDTTTDKVVGLDAGADDYLVKPFELQELAARTRALLRRHQTNFSPALTWGPLKLDPNSCEVTYEESHLSLSPKEYRLLEMFLRSGRRVFSRTQILDHLWAFESCPEEHTVRAHIKGLRQKLKLAGAPPDFIETVYGLGYRLKEM
- a CDS encoding two-component sensor histidine kinase, whose product is MVWDIVLKKCKFPPRSPVSDLHWRLLLSYLGVISAILALFGSGTYILVSHSFYRQLDKKLLTLAQAATPFHTKVQQRGSEYLNSVDEVPWRDIFNRDHQSLEWFDPQGRLLATRGQLTVDALPKTGTQTQKIESSPHNIRSYTISVFRDRPTSDQPSLEGYIRASQSTEELQASQQQLLWGLITGGTVAVGFAAVGGIWLTRKALAPLEKNLKQLRQFTADASHELRSPLAAIKSSVEVMQNHPERIHSKDIRKITAIASATEQMSRLIENLLFLARSDATQTPPIHSWRPIDIEEMLQDLVELFEPMAEAEGITLECKIHEDAVVVGDSDQLHRLFANLLRNSLQYTPEGGSVTICLTRTHRLCQVSFLDTGVGIAPEAQALVFERFWRADPSRSQRKQGTGLGLPIARAIAQQHGGKITLTSNPGQGSCFTVYLPITQSVFSKK